gtaaccTTGTGATTTGTTTAAACCATGTCATAAAATTGGGATTAAATTTGGTCATTTAAACTAGCTGAGCTGTCtgacaaatttttaattatgacaaaaggaccacatatttaattaaatcaaataatttggTAGAATCACCAGCTAAGTAAAAAATAACTCAACCACAAATCAAATAATTGACGAAGAAAAATCagatttaaaatattcataaagagacataaacaaatttaaatgtagataaataataataataaagcttgactaaacattaatttatcatcattttcaataattatcgaaaataattaattatatacaaagAGATACAACAGACATGTGATCATTGACCATTTTACCCTCTCTAGAAAAACACAAGTCTTCGCCGCgttttctcaattttttgaaCCGTCAAATTTCTCCTCGACAATAACGGCGTCTGCGTCCCACCACGTGTCACCGTCAATTTTCTCTAACGGCGTTTTCACGTTTCTCAAATCACCGACCGTCAACTTCCCGGCGGATTCATTTCTGACGTAAACTTTTCCGACGCCGGAACCATTAACTCCGACGACCTTCCCTGATCCTTTACCCCAGTCAGCATATATCGCCGGAGAATTACTTCTCATCCTCGTATCATACGCAGCTAAAACAACACCGTTCCTGTCGTTTTTCACTTCCGATGACAAAACCATCGACGGCGACGCCATTGCTACCGACGGTACCTTAGAAGACCCAGTAAATAAATTTCCTATTTTCTCTTCCTGGTTCAAATCCCATAACGAAACTACACTGTTCGATAAATCTTCGTATTCATAATCTAATCCTAAAGCTAAACTATCCCATAGCTTTACAACATTCTTCCCGGCTGAAAATTCCGTCCATGGAAACCTCTCTAAGCTATTTCTCCGCCGACGGAATCTCAAATTCCCTTTTTCCCTGAAATAAAAACACGACCCGGCAACAGTAAAATCTTCATCAATTTGTTGATCTAATAGATCCTCATCATCAGAAGACGGCGCCGCCGCCGATGAACATTTATCATCTTCGTCATCATCATCGGAAATATCGAAGTCTTCGCCTAGATATTGAAGAAGGGGTTCAGCAGAAGGTTTGATTCTACGAACGTAAATGAACAATAGcttgatttttcttattaaGCTGCTGAAAGTAGCTAGAATGGCGAGAATTAAAGCACCCCATTTCCAAAAACTGTAAACTTGAGGTACTTTTTCAATGGGAGAAAGTGAAAAGAATCGAGAAACCATAGATGGGTTTTGAAGACATTTCACCCCTGCTTCAAAATCGCTGATCATGTTGATCTCAGGGAActccatttttagggttttttgaCCCCaatgagaagaagaagaagatgatgataatTGAGGAACTGTTTggttagaaaaaagaaaaaaatttgcgAAGAAAACAAGAAATTGAGGGGTTTGTAAAAGGGAAGAAGAAGGGGTATATAATGGTGGAGAAGAAAGGCTAAAAgggtaataaaataattttaattaggGTTGTTGAAAAATGACGTGGAGGGAGGGTATTGGATAAGTAATAGAAAATGTTGTGACACGTAAGAAAGTGCATAACTTTTTAGGATGGAAAAAATAATAGATCTCTGTTTTCGATAGATCTtcgatttaaaaaaattaatataatactaaaaagttaatattaaaaatgaagCAAATATTAGGGGTGTATATCCACTAAATGAGAAAATATtcgtaaaatattataaattttctcactttttaaaatattttgatatagtgaaacatgaaaaataatg
This DNA window, taken from Solanum lycopersicum chromosome 5, SLM_r2.1, encodes the following:
- the LOC101255885 gene encoding uncharacterized protein — protein: MEFPEINMISDFEAGVKCLQNPSMVSRFFSLSPIEKVPQVYSFWKWGALILAILATFSSLIRKIKLLFIYVRRIKPSAEPLLQYLGEDFDISDDDDEDDKCSSAAAPSSDDEDLLDQQIDEDFTVAGSCFYFREKGNLRFRRRRNSLERFPWTEFSAGKNVVKLWDSLALGLDYEYEDLSNSVVSLWDLNQEEKIGNLFTGSSKVPSVAMASPSMVLSSEVKNDRNGVVLAAYDTRMRSNSPAIYADWGKGSGKVVGVNGSGVGKVYVRNESAGKLTVGDLRNVKTPLEKIDGDTWWDADAVIVEEKFDGSKN